One Saccharomyces eubayanus strain FM1318 chromosome XVI, whole genome shotgun sequence DNA segment encodes these proteins:
- the FMP40 gene encoding Fmp40p — protein MMNERSTIINALKNSATSRFIKRLTPDTSLSSVAEALNAVQQHSATDPVRLKLFHTPRMVSQGAHFAFSLPTKKPHYKPLLLSHKALDEFSLKQDRDLEKILAGEKVYFSDDIFPYSMVYSGFQFGSFAAQLGDGRVVNLFDLKDNRDGQWQTFQLKGAGLTPFSRFADGKAVLRSSIREFIMSEALHSIGIPSTRAMQLTLLPGTKAQRRTQEPCAVVCRFAPSWIRLGNFNLFRWRHDLEGLIKLSDYCIDEVFDGGKQFEGKPDLNVFKSDFFPDKEQKIDQQVEQDENDEQGASLDGEISALSKYDKFFRHVVTLNANTVAHWQAYGFANGVLNTDNTSIMGLTMDYGPFAFLDKFDPSFTPNHDDTSNRYSFANQPSIIWWNLQQFAKDLACLMGPEGRDLESLLKGELNEVDDALEKTMIERVQKLVELNANEYKYVFTTRYAQLMSQRLGVDLDLATCMSSTKREDIERAAEKAREFCTAIVEPLLDVLKITNIDYNNFFIHLQNYRGPFFVKDKTEATTLFAAFDQEYLQIFFNASQLDQMGEHEKTIAAGKKVFDTDGEVRLLDENLEKIYDWTQDYLALAPPTNATARTSLAKKSNPLFVPRSWVLEEVVDDLMYNQRDGLRDPASTLDTSALKKLYLMSVNPYDRAGWDAALRPELEQKWTDLSHQEGAKFMKQASCSS, from the coding sequence ATGATGAATGAGAGAAGCACCATAATCAATgcgctgaaaaattcagcAACCTCGCGTTTCATCAAGAGGTTGACTCCGGACACTTCCCTGTCCTCTGTTGCGGAGGCACTTAATGCCGTTCAGCAACACAGTGCAACAGATCCGGTGAGATTGAAGCTCTTCCATACGCCTCGGATGGTCTCGCAGGGGGCACATTTTGCGTTCAGTTTGCCAACGAAAAAGCCCCATTACAAGCCGTTGCTGCTTTCGCACAAGGCTCTAGATGAGTTCAGTTTGAAACAGGACCGTGATTTGGAGAAAATTTTGGCTGGCGAAAAAGTGTACTTCTCCGATGATATCTTTCCCTACAGTATGGTGTACTCTGGATTTCAATTCGGTTCGTTTGCTGCACAACTGGGGGACGGCCGTGTGGTGAACCTGTTTGACCTGAAAGACAACCGCGATGGTCAATGGCAAACGTTCCAGTTGAAAGGGGCTGGCCTGACGCCATTTTCCCGGTTTGCGGACGGTAAGGCTGTGTTGAGGTCGAGTATACGTGAGTTCATAATGAGCGAGGCGTTGCACAGCATTGGGATTCCCTCCACAAGAGCCATGCAGCTGACCTTGCTACCGGGCACCAAAGCGCAAAGACGCACGCAAGAGCCGTGCGCCGTGGTGTGTCGGTTTGCACCCAGTTGGATTCGGCTGGGCAATTTCAACTTGTTCAGATGGAGACACGATCTGGAAGGGTTGATCAAGTTGTCGGACTATTGCATTGACGAAGTGTTTGACGGAGGCAAGCAGTTCGAGGGGAAACCCGACTTGAATGTATTCAAAAGCGACTTTTTCCCTGATAAGGAACAGAAAATCGACCAGCAAGTGGAACAGGATGAGAACGACGAACAGGGAGCCTCCCTGGATGGCGAAATTTCTGCGTTGAGTAAGTACGACAAGTTTTTCAGACATGTAGTCACTCTAAATGCAAACACAGTGGCGCATTGGCAAGCATACGGGTTCGCCAACGGTGTCTTGAACACGGACAACACTTCAATCATGGGGCTGACCATGGACTACGGCCCGTTTGCCTTTCTAGACAAGTTCGACCCGAGCTTCACGCCCAACCACGACGACACGTCCAACAGATACTCGTTTGCCAACCAGCCCAGTATCATATGGTGGAACCTGCAACAGTTCGCCAAGGATCTGGCATGCCTCATGGGGCCCGAGGGACGCGACCTTGAGTCCTTGCTCAAGGGCGAGTTGAACGAGGTGGACGACGCCCTGGAGAAGACCATGATCGAGAGAGTGCAAAAGCTGGTGGAATTGAACGCCAATGAATACAAGTACGTGTTCACCACGAGGTACGCGCAGCTGATGTCTCAAAGACTCGGCGTCGATCTGGACCTGGCAACGTGCATGAGCTCCACCAAGCGTGAAGACATCGAGCGTGCCGCGGAGAAAGCCCGCGAGTTCTGTACCGCCATCGTCGAGCCATTGCTGGACGTCTTGAAGATCACGAACATTGACTAcaacaacttcttcatccatTTGCAGAACTACAGGGGGCCCTTCTTCGTCAAGGATAAGACCGAGGCAACAACACTCTTCGCAGCGTTCGACCAAGAATACCTACAAATATTCTTCAACGCAAGCCAACTAGACCAAATGGGGGAACACGAAAAAACCATCGCGGCTGGTAAGAAGGTGTTCGACACCGACGGCGAAGTTCGCCTGCTGGACGAGAACCTGGAGAAAATATACGACTGGACACAAGACTACTTGGCACTAGCGCCCCCCACGAACGCCACGGCAAGAACCTCTCTCGCCAAGAAATCCAACCCGCTATTCGTACCCCGGAGCTGGGTGCTGGAAGAAGTGGTAGACGACCTGATGTACAACCAAAGGGACGGCTTGCGGGATCCCGCCTCGACGCTGGACACCTCCGCGCTCAAGAAGCTATACCTGATGAGCGTGAACCCGTACGACCGCGCCGGGTGGGACGCCGCGCTAAGACCCGAGCTGGAGCAGAAATGGACCGACTTGTCGCACCAGGAGGGTGCCAAGTTCATGAAACAGGCCTCCTGCAGCAGCTGA